The Opisthocomus hoazin isolate bOpiHoa1 chromosome 2, bOpiHoa1.hap1, whole genome shotgun sequence genomic interval CTGGGTTGGCACTCAGCGTTAGCTCTTTGAGgcctggaaaagagagagaagccaAACCAGAGTCTTAGGGGCACCAAAACGGTCTCAGGGGAACCAGTTCAGCTAACCAGAACAGCCTCGAGTCATGTCCCCTGCAGTCTGATGGGCTAAAGGGTTTGGTTTGCTCTGACAACTGTCATCACATATTTCACTGATCAGTGAAGTATTTCACTGCCTTCAGCCCTAgcccttcatctgcccatgctgtgaCCACCCCGTTTCTCTGCTCTCCCAACCTGCGTCCTGCTTACCCTAAACAGCAAACACAATGGACACAAGTAAGGGGTGCGCAAGGTGactgagcaggagaaggaggtggCATGAGATGACAGGTTGGAGAGAGGGTAACAGGGACAGTAGGCTCTGAAGCCTGCACCTGGGAGGGGTGGCCAGCAGAGATAACAGCCTCAGTGGCACTGTGAGCACAGAGAAGAAGGTGCCGGGGAGGGGTGGAAATCACTTTGAGAGTCAGGAGAGAGGGGTGGTGTTACCTCAgcacctgccagctcccagctcgAATGGCCCACTGGCCTCTGACCACCAAAGATCATCCCCTGCAAAGACCTGAGTCTTGGCACTAAGGCTGTGACTGTGCAACTACACGCTCACAGAGCGCACTCGCAAGCAGGGACAATTCCCAGGGCACTGACAATAAAGCCAAGGCTGAGGTGGGGGAACACCATGTATTTCTCTACGGTCATTATCAACACgcaaatgcaaaataataaattCAAAGCCCAAGCTGTCCCTTCCTCCAGTTTCAAGTGCTCCTGTCGGGAACCAGAAGCAACCTGTTGGTCCCTGAGCTCCCAACTGCCAGCAGGACAGATCAATCGCAGAAAGCCCATGCCTGCCCAAGGAAACTGCCCCTCTACTGCTTGGCTTTTCCGCTTTACTTAAGTTGGGGAAAGAAATTCCTCAGCCCAGGCAAGCTACAGAGCCTGCCTCCTCCGGGGCTGAGGATTTACTGCTGCGTGCATCTGCTCCATGTGAAAGCTCCACCGGTCCCTGTGCAGCCCACTGGTGCTTACCGGACTTGGCCCCGTCAGGCGGCAGGAGCCCGCAGATAAGGTTGATGCCTTCATCACCCAGCATGCAGTCTCCTAGATCCAGAGCCACCAGCGAGGGGTGGATGGAGAGAGCAGGGTTGAGGAGGGCCAAGCCTGCATCCGTCAGGGGACTCCCATGGAGGCTGCGCAGGTAAAAGGGCGAATTACCAGGGAGCCTTCCCGGGGGCTAACTAACCCGacggggagggggaagcagacGAAATGAGGATGACAAATCCTAACCCCAGGTGGGAAGCCACTGCTGCGAGGGTAAGCCGGCCGGTACGGcggccctcccctcccagccgggACGAGGGGGTGCAGGGGatgccagcggggcgggggcagccccCAACACCGGGGCACCCAGGTTGGAGGGGCCCGTGCCCGGTCGGAGGGGACAGAGgcagctccctcccagccaggCGAAGGGCGAGGGGCTACCCTCTGCCACGTCAAGGGCATTCTTCATCTGCCAAGACTTAACGCTGAGGGGCTGGCCGGGAGCTGCGAGCCCCCCGCAGACCCAcccccgcccggcagccccccgccccgccgcactcACAAGAGGGACTGGACGGAGCGGTTGGTCTTCAGGGCCTCGGCCAGCTGCTTGACGCGGTTGATGTTGGAGACGATGCCCAGGTTGAGGTTGAGCTGGGCCAGGGAGCGGGACTCGGCCGCCCCGCGGCAGACGTGCCCGAAGTCCCGCTCGGAGAGCTGGCAGCCCCGCAGCGACAGCAGCCGCACCGAGTTCTCCCGCAGGCTCTCGCAGATGTCCCGGATCTCCGCCCCGGACAGGGTCTCCCCGGAAATCTGGATGGACCCCGGCAGCATCTTCCCCCGGCTcggggagccgccgcccgccgcccgccgatCCCGCCGCGgcggctgggggccgggggggagccGCGCTGCGCGCTgagggccggggcgggcgccgACGCCGCCGCCGCTACCGGGCAGTCCCGGCCCGGCCCACCGTGGCCCCGGGGGCGTCACCGCGCAGCCTTACCGGCGGCTGCCGGGCCGCCCCGCTTcagccggcggggccgccgcccctCCGCGGAGCGCCCAGACCCGGGGGGCTCATCGGGACCGGCGCCGGGCTCCgagccccgcggggccgccccgccccgccgctccccgccccgctcggccCGCACCTGCCGGGCCGCCCCGCCTCCTGCCGCCCGgggcgggccgccgccgccgccggccccccgccGGAAGGGGACGGGCGGGGAGGGAGCGACCCCCCACCCCACGCTTtcccccgccgccatcttgggccCCGGCGCCGCGCGAAGCCCGCGAGGTGTCCGCagggccctgccagccgcccTGAGGCGACGGCGGGGCTGAGGGCGCTGAGGGGTGCGGAGGGGCTCTCCTgcccggggcagggagctgctgggccTGGCAGGCTCTGGGTGTGCCTTGGTCTGAGGAGCAGCCGCCTCCCACCGGCTTCGGCAACTGTGCGTAAACTCGCTGTGCTGGAGCTTGAACCGTGGCTGAACGGCGAGGCGGGCGTGAACCGCTCCTCGTGGCCCAGGGCTCACAGCGCCGGTGCTcgggggcagctgggggcagctgccgcaggctcccacagccctgcaggcGCCAGCCTTCACCCTCGGCCCGAGGCGAGCGGCATGCCAAGCCCCCCGCTAATCGCAGGggttcctcccctctccctgccgtCGGCTAATCCTGTGCTTGGGGAGAAACAGGAAGCAGGGCCCCTGCGTTTGCAGCTCCGCTGAGCTGAAAAAGGAAGCCAGTGATGTGGAAATTAGGTTAAACCGCCTAAGTAGGCAGCTTTCCGCACGTAACTCATCTGGCTGCTGCATATAGCAGTGCGCAGGCGAACGACTGCCGATCCGGCGGGTAACTCGGGGACAAAGCTAGGCTCCTCTGCTCGCTTTGCAGGCCAGGGTGGGAGCGAGGGGATGGAAAGTGAGGGGAAAATCAGGACGTGGAGGGGGATGTGAGGCAATTCTGCTCCGTTTAAATGGTGGAGCAGGTCCTGAGCTGAGGGCTGCACATTAGGTCCTGGACAGAATAAGGGGAGCACCAGATAAGAGGGTGGACTCCGATGTCAGCTTCAAGGCTTTGGCTGAGCATCtgatggatgtgttggagcgggtccagaggaggccatgaagatgatcagagggctggaacacctctcctatgaggacaggctgagggagttggggctgttcagcctggagaagagaaggctccggggtgaccttatagcagcctgccagtacctgaaggggcctgcaggaaggatggagaggggcttttcacaagggtgtgtagtgataggacaagggggaatggctgtaaactaaaagagggcagattcagattagatattaggaagaaattcttcaccatgagggtggtgaggcactggcacaggttgcccagagaagctgtggctgccccctccctggcagtgttcaaggccaggttggatggagctctgagcaacctggtctagtgggagatgtccctgctcatggcagggggttggaaccagaagatctttaaggtcctttccaacccttacctttctatgattctatgatttacagtGTGGGCATCACCATGCCTTTGAGTAATTCATTGCTGTTCGCTAGAGCTATCTACACACCTCCCTCTGTGTTCCCTTTGCACAGGGGTGCATGGGTTTGACACAGCACCTGACTGGTAACACATCTGCGCTGGGACAAGAGCCACAGCTGCGAGCATCCGACTGTGCCATACAGGTGATGTCTTTCAAAAAAGGAGCGACTGATCTCTCAGGTCACATTGTACGGTCCAGGTGAGAACGGGGTCCTACGTATTGCAGGGCTGCGAGGGGCAGAGGCTGGATGTCTGAGTGGTGGGCAGCGGGGTGACCGAGAAAATACCAGCTGCTGATCAGCACCGGTCGATTGAAGACTGCACTCAGTCTCACCTCGCAATTACCTCCAGGCGCTAATTAACCCATGCTTCATTAAAAAGGCTATTATTAGAGAGGTGCTTGGAGGAGAGCCCCTGGGACGTGTCCCACTTCAGCTGATAGCAGCAGCCCCGAAGCACTGATGAAGATGCCCTAGCGCTGGCATCTCCATTGCCTGTTGTCAGGAGCAAGCGCGCGTTGAGGAGACAAGAGTCCTACCTGGCTTTATGCTCAAATACATCGGGAAAAGCGGCACAGGAGCTGATGGTTCAAAGCCATGGCTCACTAAACCGAATTAAAGGCTACGCAGGGGGGAGTTTCGCAGTGGTGTTTTGTGAAGAACTAGATATTGCTTCCTTGTCATGTGCAGTTACCCAGCAGGTATGAGGAAGGTAGTTTGTTGTTTACCTACTGGGGGCACAGGGAATGAGAGTTGATTCTCTAGACTGATGCCATTAGGAGCTAACGTATAAACAGAAAAACTGGATGAGGAGCAGCTAGAGTGAGACTAGATGCAGGCAGGAAAACAAATGGGAGAAGAAACAGCCTACCTGTAACCCAAAACACGACTAAGATGACTATTCATGCAACAAGGATGAGGGCTGGAAGAAGGGCTGGACTCCcaggcactgcagaggagaggaggaggtcaTAGATGCTTTAATATACATTTCGTCTTCCTCTTTCTAATCTGACAGCTTTATACGTTCATTTAAGCTTTGACAAAAGGGGGCTTACGCAGCTCTCGCAGAGCTACCCTTTCTCAAAAGGAAAAGGTGATGGGAGGGAATTATTTCAGATTTGCtgcaagggaggagggagaaaattattttagatttGCTGCAAGAGCCATGGCAGGAAATAAAGGCAGAGATAGTCTGGCATGATAGGGCTGTAAGGCTTGTCCTGATAACTGGAGGACTTGAGTAAGCACTGAGAGATGCCCTCCCACAAGGACTTTACTAAGGCTGCGTGCTCAGCATGCTCCCTGGAACCGCAGCACGCATGCATTTCCCTGCAAAAGTGCATCCTTCTCTGTCAGCAAAAGGAGATGCTGAGCTCTCAGCCAAGTACTGAATTTCTGGCAGTACAGAACAAGtcagcttccagctgctgctgcacagagaaTTAATCAGGGCTGAAGAACTGGAGCAGAGCAAGCCCCACAGTTTCCGAGAGGGTGGGTGGTTGTCACCCTGGTCATCTGTCCCAGCTGACGTGACACACAAGCTGTGCAGGGGAAGCACAAAGAGTTTGCTCACTGCTCTCTCCTGTGCTTTGAGTGAAAACACAGGGCACAGCTTCATGCCTCTGATTTAGCTCAGTGGCTAGGTGTGGGAGGGGAGCACAGCTCTTCTCTGGCAGCGTCTGTAGATCAGCAGTGATAGTGTCTGGCACAGAATGGTTTTTCTTCTTGGCTGGACTTATTCTAGTGACGATggtctccttctcctttcctttccctgtgcctggAGACACCAGACACCAGTCTGCACCAACAGACTCTTTCTAGGCTGCCAGGTCAAGAAGTGCAAATTAGAAACCAACCTCCTGTGGAGTGATAGCGAGGGAAATACTGGAGTCATGCAGGACTACAAACTAACACTTCTATTTTGTCAAGTTTGAAAGTAATGGAAATGCTAGGGGCTTGAAGTGGTTCGACTGGTCCTAACAAATGTGGAGATGATTAGCCCAGATAATTAATTCGATTCCCCCAAACAACTTGCTCTGAGTGGTGTTCTTCAGCCAAAACAAGTTTCCCAGGGTGAGGGGCAGGCAGAAGAGAGCGAGAGAACATGTCTGTTATGCACGTGTTTGTTAGCAGACAAGCTTCTTGCTCTCGGAAGGGGAACAAATTATGAACTCAGGAATAAGCAAACAGTGGAAAGTAGGTTTGTAACTGAAAATGCTGAAGTCCCATCTAGTGATGCTTTTGTTTTAACTGAAGCAGATGACCAGCCTGACGACAGGAGCTGGTGCCATCTTCCTCTCTTTCATTGCACCTTGGCACCAGTCCGAATGCCACTGCAGCTGCATCCTCTCCCACTAACATCAGCAAGAGGCCAAAGAGTGCAGTTCTGACATGTCACCTGCACAGCTAACTTGTGGGTACACCAAGAAAGGGAAATGTCTTTGGGTTTTTGCCAG includes:
- the LRRC73 gene encoding leucine-rich repeat-containing protein 73, whose amino-acid sequence is MLPGSIQISGETLSGAEIRDICESLRENSVRLLSLRGCQLSERDFGHVCRGAAESRSLAQLNLNLGIVSNINRVKQLAEALKTNRSVQSLFLHGSPLTDAGLALLNPALSIHPSLVALDLGDCMLGDEGINLICGLLPPDGAKSGLKELTLSANPGVTSKGWGRLAIAVAHSSQLRVLNLDYNPLGDQVAGMLAVAVASSRTLEVLDLEGTGLTNQSAQTLLDMVENYPTALRTLILAENNISPELQQQISDLLSEGEEEEETEAREVTAREKNPWICQNNSSSQMVLMTSGLGDSLLAETEM